The genomic interval AATGTATCAAAATGAACATTGAACCAAAGTACTGCTAAGTTATTGAAAAGAATAACATAGATAACATATCCCAAAGTTGAGTAAGTTAAAGCAGTCAATCCTTTAGTATAATTACGTCCTTCTTCAACTACTGCATTTTCTGGGTCACGCTTAGCTGAGAAATAGAATCCAACTACCAAAACAGCCATCGCAATAAATCCGAGAATAAATTGAATTTGTTTTGTCCATTCGTGGAAAGCAAAAACCCCAATCAATCCACCAATTACTAATTGACTCCCTGATGAAAGTGGACTTGCTACTGAAACACCCATGTATTTCATTGAATTAAACTGACCAAATTGTCCAATTGCCCAAAGCAATCCACCAATAAATCCAATTAAGAAAATTTGCCATGTCAACGTTGGCATGCGGAATAAGAAAACAATAAGTGCAAAAACAAAAGCGCCCAAAGTCATTCCAAGTGTTTGTTGTTTAGCATCACCACCAAATTTATTAGCTACAAATCCGATAGAACCCCAAGCAAACATTGGAACAAGCGCGAGAAGAACTCCTTGCATGTGTATATTTACCTCTTTAAAATAGTTTTTTTACTTAAAAAAATAAGCATTTCTCTATTTTACTCTTTTTTTTGGAAAAAACAAGAGATAAAAGAATACATAAGATTCATAACTGTTCAAGTAAATTTATTTTCTTTTTTCGATTAGGACTAAAATTGGCGGCGTATGAATTTGGTTAAGAGGTGCATAAGAAGTCACTTCCCAGTCCTTTTGTGACAAACTAGAAGTCCACTTAATAACGGCATCTTTTTCTTCCATTCCCCCCTCATGACCGTAATAAATCATAATCGCAATTCTTCCACCTACAACTAACTGATTAGTCAAAGCATCTAGAGCAGTCAAAGTGGTATCAGCTTTTGTAACCACACTTTTATCAGTTTTTGGTAAATATCCAAGATTAAAAATAGCTGCTTTGATTGGCTCTTTGACGTATTCAGAAAGCTTTTCATGACCAGACAAAACTAGATTTACTGACGGCTCTGTCAGTAAATTCGAGAGATTTTTTTCAAATATTTGATTCTTTATTCCAGCATCATCTAAACGTTTTTCAGTTGCATTTAGCGCTTCTTCTTGCACATCAAAAGCATATACATTCGCCCCTAATTCCGCTAAAAATTGAGTATCATAACCATTCCCCATCGTTGCATCCACCACAACATCATTAGTTTTGATGATATCTTTCAACATCCAGTGAGCCATTTCTAACTGTTTTAACATTTATTTCCTCATCACTTTCTAATTATTTTTATATACCAATTTCAGTTTTACTGACAGATTTTCAATTTCTTTCCTATTATAACACCAAATTCAATAAAAAAGAGATGAATAAAAATTCACCTCCTGTCAGTTAAAATGTAATTAGATCACTAATCCGAACATCTTTACAACCTTGAACACTTCCTCGCCGCTCCATTTCAGCATCAATACTATTCAAAACTTCCCACTTTTTTAAAGACCACATAGGTCCAATAATTAAATCCCGCGGAGCATCTCCTGTTAAACGATGAATAACAATTTCTTTTGGAATCATCTCTAGTTGGTCACAAATCACTTTTACATATTCCTCTTGCGACATCAGCTGTAATTTTCCTTCATGATAATCACGTTGCAAACGAGTTTGCTTCATCAAATGAAGTAAATGTAATTTCACACCTTGAATATCAGAATCTAAAACCATTCTTCGAACATTTTCTAACATCATCTCACTAGTTTCACCAGGTAAACCATTGATTAAGTGAGTACAAACATTAATATTATGAACCCTCAATCGCTTCACCGCATCTACATAGGTTTCATAATCATGAGCTCGATTAATCAAATCTGATGTTTCTTCATAAGTTGTCTGCAGACCCAAATCAATCCAAACTTCCATTCGACGATTTAATTCTGCCAAGTAATCTACAACGTCATCTGGTAAACAGTCAGGTCGAGTACCAATTGAAATACCTACAACATCTGGTTGGTTTACCGCTTGTTCAAAACGCTCTCTCAGTACTTCAACAGGGGCGTGAGTATTAGTGAAATTTTGAAAATAAACAATATATTTCTTCACTCCAGGCCACTTTTTATGAAATTGAGCCACTTCGGCAGCAAATTGGTTCGCAATTGGAGCTTCTGGCTCCAAAATCATGTCCCCTGAACCAGATACTGTACAAAAAGTACATCCACCATGAGCAACCGTACCATCCCGATTAGGGCAGTCAAAACCAGCATCAATAGGAACTTTAAATATTTTTTCACCAAAATTGGTTCGCAAATATTCATTCCAAGTTGTATATCTCTTTTGCATTCTATATCATCTCTCCGTTTATCAAATTATATCAAAATTTCTTAAACATTTTCTATATTTATAATAAAAAAAGAGACCCGTAGGTCTCTTAAAAGCTGCGGATG from Lactococcus lactis carries:
- a CDS encoding GRP family sugar transporter, with the protein product MQGVLLALVPMFAWGSIGFVANKFGGDAKQQTLGMTLGAFVFALIVFLFRMPTLTWQIFLIGFIGGLLWAIGQFGQFNSMKYMGVSVASPLSSGSQLVIGGLIGVFAFHEWTKQIQFILGFIAMAVLVVGFYFSAKRDPENAVVEEGRNYTKGLTALTYSTLGYVIYVILFNNLAVLWFNVHFDTLTIILPMSVGMIFGALVMGRFKIKMEKYVYQNMIVGAMWGVGNIFMLMAASAAGNAIAFSFSQLGVIISTIGGILFLGEKKTKKELVYVGIGIVLFVTGAILLAIVKSKG
- a CDS encoding tRNA (mnm(5)s(2)U34)-methyltransferase codes for the protein MLKQLEMAHWMLKDIIKTNDVVVDATMGNGYDTQFLAELGANVYAFDVQEEALNATEKRLDDAGIKNQIFEKNLSNLLTEPSVNLVLSGHEKLSEYVKEPIKAAIFNLGYLPKTDKSVVTKADTTLTALDALTNQLVVGGRIAIMIYYGHEGGMEEKDAVIKWTSSLSQKDWEVTSYAPLNQIHTPPILVLIEKRK
- a CDS encoding TIGR01212 family radical SAM protein (This family includes YhcC from E. coli K-12, an uncharacterized radical SAM protein.), with translation MQKRYTTWNEYLRTNFGEKIFKVPIDAGFDCPNRDGTVAHGGCTFCTVSGSGDMILEPEAPIANQFAAEVAQFHKKWPGVKKYIVYFQNFTNTHAPVEVLRERFEQAVNQPDVVGISIGTRPDCLPDDVVDYLAELNRRMEVWIDLGLQTTYEETSDLINRAHDYETYVDAVKRLRVHNINVCTHLINGLPGETSEMMLENVRRMVLDSDIQGVKLHLLHLMKQTRLQRDYHEGKLQLMSQEEYVKVICDQLEMIPKEIVIHRLTGDAPRDLIIGPMWSLKKWEVLNSIDAEMERRGSVQGCKDVRISDLITF